The following coding sequences lie in one Alicyclobacillus curvatus genomic window:
- a CDS encoding histidine triad nucleotide-binding protein: MVKGCERVTDCLFCKIVSGEIPSDKVLETDDVLAFRDIRPQAPVHVLVIPKKHIASAHHIEASDASVLLHVHEAAQQVAEQLGIAENGYRLVTNIGFHGQQTVQHLHYHVLGGRQLQWPPG; the protein is encoded by the coding sequence ATGGTGAAAGGATGTGAACGTGTGACCGATTGCTTATTCTGTAAAATTGTAAGCGGCGAAATCCCGTCCGACAAGGTGCTCGAGACTGACGATGTTTTGGCATTTCGCGATATTCGCCCGCAAGCCCCGGTCCATGTGCTGGTTATCCCCAAAAAACACATCGCTTCAGCGCATCACATTGAAGCATCCGATGCTTCCGTACTGCTGCACGTCCATGAAGCCGCACAACAGGTCGCGGAGCAACTTGGCATCGCTGAAAATGGATATCGTTTGGTGACAAACATTGGTTTCCACGGCCAGCAAACGGTTCAGCACCTACATTACCACGTCCTCGGCGGACGGCAGTTGCAATGGCCGCCGGGCTAA
- a CDS encoding RluA family pseudouridine synthase, whose protein sequence is MNLDKQRVFTVENEALLLPYLLEKHPQKGRNKVKAMLTRGQVMVGNRVVTKHNHPLVQGDRITILNVGSLEKKEIGIGVAILYEDEHIIVIDKPPGLLSVATDEEKERTAFRTVNEHVRNQNQNPKARVFIVHRLDRETSGLMMFAKSEPIKRQLQDNWKDVVTERSYIALVEGAVTDDKGTIKTWLQESSTKTMYVSRPGEGVPAITHYEVLSRNHEFSLLAVRLDTGRKNQIRAHLQSIGHSVVGDRRYGAKKNPIGRLGLHANKLSFVHPVTGELLQFKTAIPAKFKAVFAVQ, encoded by the coding sequence ATAAACTTGGACAAACAGCGAGTATTCACCGTGGAGAACGAGGCACTGTTACTTCCTTATCTCCTCGAGAAGCACCCTCAAAAGGGCAGGAATAAAGTGAAAGCCATGTTGACCCGAGGGCAAGTGATGGTCGGGAATCGTGTCGTGACGAAGCATAACCACCCGCTCGTGCAAGGGGACCGTATCACCATCTTGAACGTCGGATCGCTGGAGAAAAAGGAGATTGGCATTGGAGTTGCCATCCTGTACGAGGATGAGCACATCATTGTCATCGACAAGCCGCCAGGACTACTCTCCGTAGCAACGGACGAGGAAAAGGAACGGACTGCATTTCGGACTGTAAATGAACACGTTCGAAATCAGAATCAGAATCCGAAAGCTCGCGTGTTCATTGTGCATCGGCTTGACAGAGAGACGTCTGGTCTGATGATGTTTGCCAAATCCGAGCCCATCAAACGCCAACTTCAGGACAATTGGAAGGACGTCGTCACCGAACGCTCCTACATCGCACTGGTCGAAGGGGCTGTGACGGACGATAAGGGCACCATCAAGACATGGCTTCAGGAAAGCAGCACCAAGACGATGTACGTCAGTCGACCTGGCGAAGGGGTGCCCGCCATCACGCATTACGAGGTGCTGAGTCGAAACCATGAGTTCTCTTTACTTGCCGTACGACTCGACACGGGCCGCAAAAACCAGATTCGCGCGCATTTGCAAAGCATTGGCCACAGCGTCGTCGGCGACAGACGCTATGGGGCGAAAAAGAACCCGATTGGCCGCTTGGGCCTGCACGCAAACAAGTTGTCATTTGTGCATCCGGTGACGGGGGAGTTGCTTCAGTTTAAAACTGCGATACCAGCGAAATTTAAAGCAGTGTTCGCGGTACAATGA
- a CDS encoding acetyl-CoA C-acetyltransferase produces the protein MREAVIVAGVRTAIGKAPKGTLRNTRPDDLGAIVIEELMRRVPQVAKEEIEDVIMGCAIPEAEQGMNVARIIALRAGLPTSVSGMTVNRFCSSGLQTISIAAQQIMTGMADILIAGGVETMSMLPMGGYNISPNPDLADRYPEAYMSMGHTAEQVAQRFGVSREDQDAFALRSHQRAAKAIREGKFAGEIVPVTIKETTIGANNKAVTKERVFDTDEGVRENTSLEALANLRPAFGVKGSVTAGNASQTSDGAAVVLLMSAEKATELGLKPLGVFRSFAVAGVDPDIMGVGPVAAVPKALKLAGISLEDVDLIELNEAFASQSLHVIRTLGMDEEKVNVNGGAIALGHPLGCTGARLTVSLLNELERKQGRYGLVTMCIGGGMGAAGVFERLD, from the coding sequence GTGAGAGAGGCAGTTATCGTCGCCGGTGTGCGCACCGCGATTGGCAAAGCACCGAAAGGCACTCTCAGAAACACGCGACCTGACGACCTCGGCGCCATCGTCATTGAGGAGTTGATGCGTCGCGTCCCGCAGGTAGCCAAAGAGGAAATCGAAGACGTCATCATGGGGTGTGCAATTCCTGAAGCGGAGCAGGGGATGAACGTGGCCCGCATCATTGCTCTTCGCGCCGGACTGCCAACGAGCGTGAGCGGTATGACTGTGAATCGCTTTTGCTCATCTGGATTGCAGACCATCTCCATCGCGGCGCAACAGATTATGACGGGTATGGCTGACATCCTGATTGCCGGCGGCGTTGAGACCATGAGTATGCTGCCAATGGGCGGCTACAACATCTCACCGAACCCGGATTTGGCCGACAGGTACCCCGAGGCCTACATGTCGATGGGCCACACCGCCGAGCAGGTGGCGCAGCGGTTTGGGGTGTCGCGTGAAGACCAGGATGCTTTCGCTCTGCGCAGCCACCAACGGGCCGCGAAAGCCATACGCGAAGGCAAGTTTGCAGGTGAAATTGTACCTGTCACCATCAAGGAAACCACGATAGGTGCGAACAACAAGGCAGTGACAAAGGAACGCGTTTTTGACACCGATGAAGGTGTGCGCGAAAACACGTCTCTCGAAGCCCTTGCCAACTTGCGCCCGGCGTTCGGCGTGAAAGGCAGCGTAACTGCTGGCAATGCGTCACAGACCAGTGACGGAGCGGCTGTGGTGCTGTTGATGTCGGCTGAAAAAGCAACAGAGCTCGGCTTGAAACCGCTCGGCGTGTTCCGGTCGTTTGCAGTTGCCGGTGTCGATCCCGATATCATGGGCGTCGGCCCCGTCGCCGCCGTGCCTAAGGCACTGAAACTCGCAGGAATTTCTCTCGAGGACGTCGACCTGATTGAGCTGAACGAAGCGTTTGCGTCGCAATCGCTGCACGTCATTCGCACGCTCGGCATGGACGAAGAAAAGGTGAACGTCAATGGCGGCGCCATTGCACTCGGACACCCGCTCGGCTGCACTGGCGCAAGACTGACTGTCTCACTCTTGAATGAGCTCGAGCGCAAGCAGGGTCGATACGGTTTGGTCACCATGTGCATTGGCGGCGGTATGGGTGCCGCTGGCGTGTTTGAGCGCTTGGACTGA
- a CDS encoding phosphatidylserine/phosphatidylglycerophosphate/cardiolipin synthase family protein produces the protein MDRKQVMAADMWKRNRNPKRTTKRGGHDVTLRTKSILTAVFLFAMTSLVSGCNTALAKPEPYVPEPVSEAGVTLDWGTHVKSQALAMIDGSQKICDLDIYELADPDILHALEAAHQRGVDVRVIVDSTESHSQKTAVPDLRKFGVKVVSLHISHGIDHVKMLITDGDHGGVLIGGMNFGAGSWNNNDGSVYFEHPGAQFETLFHFDWQRAQGQPAAAPKLRLPLVTDRRIQSPVVQAIQSATTSVSMEAFDLSDRTVITALVAAAKRGVQVEVLLDPNQYMNEKSATTLRDAGVTVRFYRAYEHEWMHAKILDVDNGRIFIIGSANFSHQAYTYNHEADVVLQNVTEFDKSLQKDLSIEIARGTDYPLKTVKY, from the coding sequence ATGGATAGGAAACAGGTGATGGCAGCAGACATGTGGAAACGAAACAGGAATCCGAAGCGCACAACAAAGAGAGGCGGTCATGACGTGACCCTTCGCACAAAATCCATCCTTACAGCCGTGTTCCTGTTTGCCATGACGTCACTGGTCTCTGGATGCAATACCGCTCTGGCCAAGCCTGAACCGTACGTGCCGGAACCCGTTTCTGAAGCCGGGGTCACACTGGATTGGGGCACCCATGTCAAAAGTCAGGCGCTCGCGATGATTGACGGAAGTCAAAAAATTTGTGACCTCGACATCTATGAACTGGCCGATCCCGATATTCTTCACGCGCTTGAAGCCGCCCACCAACGCGGGGTCGACGTGCGCGTGATAGTCGACAGTACAGAGAGCCACAGTCAAAAGACAGCCGTGCCTGACTTGCGCAAATTTGGTGTCAAAGTGGTGTCACTGCACATTTCTCATGGCATCGATCACGTGAAAATGCTGATTACAGACGGTGACCACGGCGGGGTATTGATTGGCGGCATGAACTTCGGGGCAGGAAGCTGGAACAACAACGACGGCTCTGTCTATTTTGAACACCCTGGCGCACAGTTTGAGACGCTCTTTCATTTTGACTGGCAACGCGCACAGGGACAACCCGCAGCAGCTCCAAAACTTAGGCTGCCGCTCGTGACAGACAGAAGGATTCAAAGTCCTGTGGTGCAAGCGATTCAAAGTGCGACGACAAGCGTCTCCATGGAGGCTTTTGACTTGTCTGACCGGACGGTCATAACCGCACTCGTTGCTGCCGCCAAGCGGGGTGTACAAGTTGAGGTCTTGCTTGACCCCAATCAGTACATGAACGAAAAGAGTGCAACCACCTTACGCGACGCCGGTGTCACCGTTCGCTTCTACCGTGCCTATGAGCACGAATGGATGCATGCCAAAATCCTTGATGTCGATAACGGTCGCATCTTTATCATTGGGAGTGCCAATTTCAGCCACCAAGCTTATACCTACAATCACGAAGCGGATGTCGTCTTGCAAAACGTCACGGAGTTCGACAAGTCGCTGCAAAAGGACCTCTCGATTGAGATTGCACGCGGCACGGACTATCCTTTAAAAACCGTTAAATACTGA
- a CDS encoding aminotransferase class IV: MPFVGYYDGEFVESDARAVPIEERGHQFGDGVYEVVRVYGGRPFLLDWHLERLENSLKTIAIENPFDRDGWTQLIGEAIRRSGEAEATVYWQVTRGIAPRNHLFPSAKSVVSLTVRPLAVSASPAKEAPSAALAHAALERADLEPATGEPGPVQTADTQQTSFPPLIALPDERWVNAFVKSINLLPNVIAKEIAHRYHAQEAMLVRNGWITECSGSNVWFVRGGELWTAPANRYILPGITRRFVLELAQEAGIPVHEEALHLDALQDVEEVFVTSTTQEIQLISSIVTPLDKETALYNLPADRPASLVDIGETFKTLWTSPAAPVVGLKLGRLFSETVQRIQQGETPLAVSK, translated from the coding sequence ATGCCGTTTGTTGGCTACTATGACGGGGAGTTTGTAGAATCGGATGCCCGGGCCGTGCCAATTGAGGAGCGCGGACATCAGTTTGGAGATGGCGTGTACGAGGTTGTTCGAGTCTATGGGGGCCGTCCCTTCTTGCTCGACTGGCACCTAGAGCGGCTTGAGAACAGCCTGAAGACGATTGCCATTGAAAACCCGTTTGACCGCGACGGGTGGACGCAGCTCATTGGTGAGGCCATAAGGCGCAGCGGTGAAGCTGAGGCCACTGTGTACTGGCAAGTGACACGTGGGATTGCACCGCGCAACCATCTCTTTCCATCAGCAAAATCCGTCGTTAGCCTGACGGTTCGCCCGCTTGCTGTGTCGGCGAGTCCTGCAAAAGAAGCACCTTCCGCTGCCTTAGCGCATGCCGCCCTAGAGCGCGCAGACCTAGAGCCCGCCACTGGAGAACCTGGTCCGGTGCAAACTGCGGACACCCAGCAAACGTCTTTTCCGCCCCTCATCGCACTGCCAGATGAGCGCTGGGTCAACGCGTTTGTGAAATCCATCAACTTGTTGCCAAACGTCATTGCAAAAGAAATCGCCCACCGCTATCACGCACAGGAAGCGATGCTTGTGCGCAACGGATGGATTACCGAGTGCTCAGGGAGCAACGTGTGGTTTGTTCGCGGCGGCGAACTCTGGACGGCACCGGCCAACCGCTATATTTTGCCTGGTATCACGCGCCGGTTTGTGCTTGAACTGGCACAGGAAGCGGGCATACCCGTGCACGAAGAAGCGCTTCATCTCGACGCGTTGCAGGACGTCGAAGAGGTGTTTGTCACGAGTACTACGCAGGAGATTCAACTCATCTCATCGATTGTCACACCCCTAGACAAAGAAACGGCGCTGTACAACTTGCCGGCGGATCGGCCCGCATCGCTTGTCGACATTGGAGAAACCTTTAAGACCTTGTGGACATCCCCCGCTGCACCTGTTGTCGGTCTCAAACTTGGCCGTCTTTTCAGCGAGACCGTTCAGCGCATTCAACAAGGAGAGACTCCTCTCGCAGTCAGCAAGTGA
- a CDS encoding OsmC family protein, producing the protein MEMNVKTAWQGKRHFLSLGPSGHQVSMDAKEEAGGEDKGNRPMELLLMGLTGCTGIDIAMILERMRLPMTSLNIEAKGTRKEDHPQAFTEIELTYYIDGEIPAAKAWRAVHLSEDKYCSASASLNAVIKPRLILNGEEVPDAADGHDAE; encoded by the coding sequence ATGGAGATGAACGTAAAGACAGCATGGCAGGGGAAACGTCATTTTCTAAGTCTCGGCCCGTCCGGACACCAGGTCTCGATGGATGCAAAGGAAGAGGCCGGCGGGGAGGACAAAGGCAACCGCCCAATGGAGTTGCTGTTGATGGGGCTGACAGGGTGCACCGGCATCGACATCGCAATGATCCTTGAGCGGATGCGTCTGCCCATGACGAGCCTGAACATCGAAGCCAAGGGCACGCGCAAGGAAGATCATCCTCAGGCCTTTACCGAGATAGAGTTGACTTACTACATTGACGGTGAGATTCCGGCCGCAAAGGCCTGGAGGGCTGTACATCTGAGTGAAGACAAGTATTGCTCGGCTTCCGCATCGCTGAATGCCGTCATCAAGCCGCGGCTGATTTTAAACGGGGAAGAAGTCCCGGATGCCGCGGACGGTCATGACGCCGAATAA
- a CDS encoding cupredoxin domain-containing protein, whose protein sequence is MMQVARIVKGIMRDAVRMSVACLFSFTLQTTTRQTTVPTVNAQTSVEMTLTDAGISPSSMSASKDQPVSIHVVNRGTKTHNLVIPAFYIFTSNLNPGSDTFVRFSPDKTGTFPYYSDTGGKPEPGIRGSITVR, encoded by the coding sequence GTGATGCAGGTGGCCCGAATTGTAAAAGGGATAATGCGGGATGCCGTCCGGATGAGTGTCGCATGTTTGTTCTCATTTACACTGCAGACCACTACACGACAGACTACGGTTCCCACGGTCAACGCCCAGACAAGTGTCGAAATGACACTGACCGATGCAGGCATTTCTCCCTCGTCAATGTCCGCCAGCAAAGACCAGCCCGTCTCCATTCATGTGGTCAATCGCGGAACAAAGACGCACAACCTCGTCATTCCGGCCTTCTACATCTTTACTTCAAACTTAAATCCCGGTTCAGATACTTTCGTTCGCTTTTCGCCAGACAAGACTGGAACCTTTCCTTATTACTCTGATACCGGCGGAAAACCAGAACCAGGGATTCGCGGTTCCATCACCGTTCGCTAA
- a CDS encoding 3-hydroxyacyl-CoA dehydrogenase/enoyl-CoA hydratase family protein has protein sequence MAHQIHKVAVLGAGVMGAAIAAHLANVGLSVRLLDIVPPELSKDEAAKGLTLESQVVKNRFATNGLTAAKKAKPASFYRAADADRIELGNFEDDLAKIGDCDWVIEAVVENLAIKQSLFERVEKYVSADAIVSSNTSGISIRDMVKDRSPEFRRRFLGTHFFNPPRYMQLLELIPGPDTDPSIVADMKAFGERVLGKGVVLAKDTPNFIANRIGTYGLLVTLEAMNKHELGVDEVDAVTGPAMGRPKSATFRTLDLVGLDTFFHVAKNVGQNVTEEWEKQAFAVPEYIEKMLENRWLGEKTGQGFFKRVKSGGTSEILALDVDTFEYRPRKKLKSASLDAAKAAKGSAAKMQALVYGKDAASLFAWEVLKKVLLYTANKQAEIADDIVAVDNAMKWGLNWDLGPYETWDAIGVEKSVERMRAEGETIPAFVEALLASGQTSFYQRRPGDLPQFYVAGGEYHAVDEPKEVISLARLKEQGKVVKKNSGASLVDLGDGVLCLEFHSPKQAIGADIIQMVDVAVKEVSANWEALVIGNQASNFCVGANLMMMLMEAQDENWDELNMIVHQFQQATMKLKYMDKPVVSAPFAMTLGGGAEMCFPADHVQASAESYIGLVEVGVGLIPGGGGNKEMLIRAIEGVPDGVDTRLDAFVQKAFENIALAKVATSARDAQDLGYLRRTDGVTVNRDFLLHDAKQAALSLAKAGYAPRQQKPIPVVGESGAALLKIGVFGMKTAGYVSSHDVKIAHQLIRVLTGGSVARGTLVSEQYLLDLEREAFLSLVGEPKTQQRMQHMLTTGKPLRN, from the coding sequence GTGGCACATCAGATTCACAAAGTAGCCGTGTTGGGCGCCGGCGTCATGGGCGCTGCCATCGCAGCCCATCTCGCAAACGTAGGTCTGTCTGTCCGTTTACTGGACATTGTCCCGCCTGAACTCAGCAAAGACGAAGCTGCAAAAGGACTCACGCTTGAATCCCAAGTTGTTAAAAATCGCTTTGCAACAAACGGGTTAACCGCAGCCAAGAAGGCGAAACCGGCCTCCTTTTACCGTGCTGCAGACGCTGACAGGATTGAACTCGGCAACTTTGAAGATGACTTGGCGAAAATTGGCGACTGTGACTGGGTGATTGAAGCCGTCGTCGAGAACCTTGCGATTAAGCAATCGTTGTTTGAGCGTGTTGAGAAGTATGTATCCGCGGATGCCATCGTCAGTTCAAACACCTCCGGTATCTCCATCCGGGACATGGTTAAAGACCGCAGCCCGGAGTTTCGACGTCGCTTTTTGGGAACCCATTTTTTCAACCCGCCGCGCTATATGCAATTACTCGAGTTGATTCCGGGTCCTGATACAGACCCGTCGATTGTCGCTGATATGAAAGCGTTTGGTGAACGCGTGCTCGGTAAAGGGGTCGTGCTGGCAAAGGATACCCCGAACTTTATCGCCAATCGCATTGGCACATACGGGCTGTTGGTGACCCTTGAAGCCATGAACAAACATGAACTCGGCGTTGACGAAGTCGATGCTGTGACTGGACCGGCCATGGGCCGTCCGAAGAGTGCGACGTTTCGCACGCTCGATCTCGTTGGCCTCGACACATTCTTCCACGTCGCCAAGAACGTCGGCCAGAATGTCACCGAGGAATGGGAAAAGCAGGCGTTTGCTGTCCCTGAATACATCGAAAAGATGCTTGAAAACCGCTGGCTCGGAGAAAAAACGGGGCAAGGGTTCTTCAAACGCGTTAAATCAGGCGGCACATCCGAGATTCTCGCGCTCGATGTCGATACATTTGAATACCGCCCGCGCAAGAAGCTGAAATCGGCTTCTCTCGATGCGGCGAAGGCCGCCAAAGGCAGTGCCGCGAAAATGCAGGCGCTGGTCTACGGCAAGGATGCAGCAAGCCTCTTTGCCTGGGAAGTCTTGAAAAAGGTCCTGCTCTATACCGCCAACAAGCAGGCAGAGATTGCGGATGACATCGTGGCTGTGGACAACGCGATGAAGTGGGGCTTAAACTGGGATCTCGGTCCGTACGAGACCTGGGATGCCATTGGCGTGGAGAAGTCCGTCGAACGCATGCGTGCCGAAGGAGAGACGATTCCAGCGTTTGTCGAAGCCTTGCTTGCCTCCGGCCAGACTTCGTTCTATCAGAGACGGCCAGGTGACCTCCCGCAATTTTACGTTGCTGGCGGGGAATACCATGCGGTCGACGAGCCAAAGGAAGTCATTTCCTTGGCGAGACTGAAAGAGCAAGGCAAAGTCGTCAAGAAGAACAGCGGTGCAAGTCTTGTTGACCTCGGCGACGGTGTCCTCTGCCTAGAATTCCATTCACCAAAACAAGCCATTGGTGCAGACATTATTCAGATGGTGGATGTCGCTGTCAAGGAAGTTTCCGCAAACTGGGAAGCCCTCGTGATTGGCAACCAGGCCTCAAACTTCTGTGTTGGCGCAAACCTGATGATGATGCTGATGGAAGCGCAGGACGAAAACTGGGATGAACTGAACATGATTGTTCACCAGTTCCAGCAAGCAACGATGAAACTGAAGTACATGGATAAGCCGGTTGTCTCGGCACCGTTTGCGATGACCCTTGGTGGTGGTGCAGAGATGTGTTTCCCGGCGGATCACGTTCAGGCATCCGCCGAGAGCTACATCGGCCTCGTGGAAGTAGGCGTCGGCCTGATTCCAGGTGGCGGCGGCAATAAAGAAATGCTCATCCGCGCCATTGAAGGTGTGCCGGATGGGGTCGACACCAGGCTTGATGCGTTTGTGCAAAAGGCCTTTGAGAACATCGCACTGGCGAAGGTTGCAACGAGTGCGAGGGATGCACAGGACCTCGGCTATCTCCGCCGCACCGACGGCGTCACCGTCAATCGCGACTTCTTGCTGCACGATGCCAAACAGGCCGCGCTGTCACTTGCGAAGGCAGGATACGCGCCGCGGCAGCAGAAGCCAATTCCGGTTGTCGGGGAATCCGGTGCTGCATTGCTCAAGATTGGCGTATTCGGAATGAAGACTGCAGGTTATGTGTCTTCACACGACGTAAAGATTGCCCATCAACTCATTCGCGTCTTGACGGGCGGGTCCGTGGCTCGTGGCACACTGGTGTCGGAACAGTACCTGCTTGACCTCGAGCGCGAAGCTTTCCTCAGCCTGGTTGGTGAGCCAAAGACACAGCAGCGGATGCAGCACATGCTGACGACAGGCAAGCCGCTTCGCAACTAA
- a CDS encoding phosphatase PAP2 family protein, whose product MMMELSNESFDSRFYDWTTHRWGKSISLDAFFVAAARWTPIVMLSVITLAATGFAWNARVSGSALIPAVTSIAAAMLARMLNEPITRLANRPRPFEQSVVPPLLGHDEGGSFPSNHATGAFALAFGFFPHEPYVTFYFVILLILALLLAAARVYAGLHYLTDVLVGSVNGAIVALLVSPLIHAVFTTVVHVVY is encoded by the coding sequence TTGATGATGGAACTGAGCAACGAGTCTTTTGACAGCCGCTTCTACGATTGGACAACCCATCGTTGGGGCAAATCCATCTCCCTCGACGCATTCTTCGTCGCTGCGGCACGCTGGACTCCAATCGTCATGTTGTCTGTCATTACCCTTGCTGCAACAGGGTTTGCTTGGAATGCACGGGTTTCTGGGTCCGCGCTGATTCCGGCTGTGACTTCTATCGCTGCTGCGATGCTCGCGCGCATGTTGAATGAACCGATTACGAGGTTGGCCAATCGACCGCGGCCTTTTGAACAGTCTGTCGTGCCCCCGTTACTGGGTCATGATGAAGGAGGTTCTTTCCCAAGCAATCACGCCACGGGGGCGTTCGCACTCGCTTTCGGTTTCTTCCCGCACGAGCCGTATGTAACATTCTATTTTGTGATTCTTCTCATCTTGGCGCTTCTCCTGGCAGCCGCAAGAGTCTACGCCGGCCTTCACTATTTAACTGACGTCCTTGTGGGTTCTGTCAATGGGGCAATCGTTGCCCTTCTTGTCAGCCCTTTGATTCACGCCGTGTTCACCACCGTGGTCCACGTTGTGTATTGA